From Leguminivora glycinivorella isolate SPB_JAAS2020 chromosome 24, LegGlyc_1.1, whole genome shotgun sequence, a single genomic window includes:
- the LOC125238987 gene encoding chorion class A protein Ld5-like → MSRFAVLVLCIQALLIQRCLVEKVHLCEPMLFYNIFCILLLQAALSQICGCNQYSYSSGLSSQSCGSYGGTGTGQVGVSGNIDACGNTCVQGSVPVLGAVDFGGCVPACGSVSICGQCGCGCN, encoded by the exons ATGTCTCGTTTCGCAGTCCTCGTCCTCTGCATTCAGGCTCTCCTGATTCAg CGTTGCCTCGTTGAAAAGGTTCACCTATGTGAACCTATGT TATTCTATAACatcttttgtattttattattgcAGGCCGCTCTGAGCCAGATATGCGGTTGTAACCAGTACTCATACTCGTCCGGCCTGAGCTCGCAGAGCTGCGGCTCGTACGGCGGCACCGGCACCGGACAGGTGGGCGTGTCCGGCAACATCGACGCGTGCGGCAACACCTGCGTGCAGGGATCCGTGCCCGTGCTCGGCGCTGTCGACTTCGGCGGATGCGTGCCCGCCTGCGGATCCGTCTCCATCTGCGGACAGTGCGGATGCGGATGCAATTAA
- the LOC125238986 gene encoding chorion class CB protein M5H4-like produces the protein MEEITAAQKYGCSCTCQSVEVSNNGGALIVNSAGPIAPSGIAVATDLGLSGTLDLSGTLPYLSAVAFEGKFDTSGTAPVCYGCGDSVAITQQIGGSSGSSSNLYGCGCGGR, from the exons atggaagag ATCACCGCTGCTCAGAAATATGGCTGCAGCTGCACCTGCCAGTCCGTCGAGGTGTCCAATAATGGTGGAGCGCTGATTGTAAACAGCGCTGGCCCCATCGCGCCGTCCGGCATCGCCGTGGCCACAGACCTCGGCCTGTCCGGCACCCTGGATCTGTCCGGCACGCTGCCGTACTTGAGCGCTGTGGCGTTTGAGGGCAAATTCGACACCAGCGGTACCGCGCCTGTGTGCTACGGCTGTGGGGACAGCGTCGCCATCACACAGCAGATCGGTGGATCCAGCGGTTCCAGCTCTAACCTTTATGGTTGCGGTTGTGGAGGACGTTAA
- the LOC125238932 gene encoding chorion class high-cysteine HCA protein 12-like, producing MSRFVVLCAMAFLVQAVLSQQCGCSCGSSGISLGGISLKSSGISGGSISSKSYSSSGSYGGAGTGRVGVVGDIDACGNTCVQGSVPVTGSVCFDGCVPACGSVSICGQCGCGCKN from the exons ATGTCTCGCTTTGTTGTGTTGTGCGCCATGGCTTTCCTGGTCCAG GCTGTCCTTAGCCAGCAGTGCGGTTGCTCTTGCGGCAGCTCCGGTATCTCTCTCGGCGGAATCAGCTTGAAGTCATCTGGCATCTCTGGCGGCTCGATCTCAAGCAAGAGCTACTCGTCCTCCGGGTCGTACGGCGGCGCGGGCACCGGGCGCGTCGGCGTGGTCGGCGACATCGACGCGTGCGGCAACACCTGCGTCCAGGGATCCGTGCCCGTGACCGGCTCCGTCTGCTTTGACGGATGCGTGCCCGCCTGTGGCTCCGTCTCCATCTGCGGACAGTGCGGATGCGGTTGCAAAAATTAA
- the LOC125238927 gene encoding chorion class CA protein ERA.1-like, giving the protein MSRFAVLVLCAQACLIQAVFSQQCGCSYGSPGLIEVEKINLSAPSVNIGYSSPSISVSAPGYSQSYGAQYGGAGTGAVGVTGEIGASGQTAVVGSVPVLGTVEFCGTVPASGSVSISGQCGCGCKN; this is encoded by the exons ATGTCTCGTTTTGCCGTCCTCGTCCTGTGTGCCCAGGCTTGCCTGATTCAG GCGGTATTCAGCCAACAGTGTGGTTGCTCTTACGGGTCCCCCGGCCTCATCGAAGTAGAGAAAATAAACCTCAGTGCCCCCAGTGTCAACATCGGCTACAGCTCACCCAGCATCAGCGTGAGCGCGCCCGGCTACAGTCAGAGCTACGGCGCGCAGTACGGCGGCGCGGGCACCGGCGCGGTCGGCGTGACCGGCGAGATCGGCGCGAGCGGCCAGACCGCCGTCGTCGGCTCCGTGCCCGTGCTCGGCACGGTCGAGTTCTGCGGCACCGTGCCTGCCTCCGGCTCCGTGTCCATTTCCGGACAGTGCGGATGCGGATGCAAAAATTAA
- the LOC125238916 gene encoding chorion class CB protein M5H4-like, which translates to MVSKVVIICALAFIGQAICNPTCCKIGSSKLISSPKLISSGYSSGKCESIVISNSGGDLLVTSIGPISPSGIAVATELDLAGDLELSGELPYLSAVAFDGSFDTRGSAAVSYGCGCGDNIAITKVIGNSNSGNANLRSGSSNIYSCGCGCA; encoded by the exons ATGGTTTCTAAGGTCGTCATCATCTGCGCTCTCGCCTTCATAGGACAG GCCATCTGCAATCCAACATGCTGCAAAATTGGCTCCTCGAAGCTGATTAGCTCCCCGAAGCTGATTAGCTCTGGCTACTCCTCCGGCAAGTGCGAGTCCATCGTGATCTCCAACAGCGGCGGCGACCTGCTCGTCACCAGCATCGGCCCCATCTCGCCGTCCGGCATCGCCGTGGCCACCGAGCTGGACCTGGCGGGAGACCTGGAGCTCTCCGGCGAGCTGCCGTACCTGAGCGCCGTGGCGTTCGACGGCAGCTTCGACACCAGAGGCTCGGCCGCGGTCTCGTACGGCTGTGGCTGCGGAGACAACATCGCCATCACGAAGGTGATCGGCAACTCGAACAGCGGCAACGCCAACCTCAGGTCTGGATCCTCCAACATCTACAGCTGCGGGTGCGGTTGTGCTTAA